The proteins below are encoded in one region of Ostrea edulis chromosome 3, xbOstEdul1.1, whole genome shotgun sequence:
- the LOC125675816 gene encoding tripartite motif-containing protein 3-like, which yields MDPRYSAQDVLRCDLCDTPVPPMYCDLCEVKLCKACVGEHLSDLSNEHKVVPFIKRGSTVRHPKCSKHADNQCELYCQECDTSVCAICISSNSHKGHTFLTALEILNFKRKAIEKDFKELQTLLHPKYEQLASEIKREKSGLETHYSKLTTTATQLGEVWHRQVDVIVNRRKSNIDEMKSKHLDVLTKQEDDITHIISELKQTIRDLRRILDSNDVSLASSYKSRNSEFRALPSTVKVTLPSFSPHENDTERLDELFGSLSALSITTEEHGYTLRTPECDSSHPVKALLDEPQLITTIETGYNGLRSVTCLNDEEIWTRGESKFMKLYDIRGKLLKSSKSKSGNSPEDIDVTSDGELVYTDREARTVNIVKNKQMKEVIRLQEWKPNSICSTSSGDLLVTMVSDDIEQSKVVRYSGFKETQVIQFDDQGRPLYSSDHLKYISENRNLDICVADNMAKEVVVVNQAGQLRYKYTGHISKSKGPFCPYGITTDSQSQILTADYYNDCIHILDQDGQFLRYIDNCGLHGPWGLCVDERDNLFVAEFNSGKVKKIRYL from the coding sequence ATGGATCCCCGATACAGCGCCCAAGACGTGCTGCGCTGTGACCTGTGTGACACTCCTGTACCCCCGATGTACTGTGACCTCTGCGAGGTCAAACTTTGTAAGGCATGTGTCGGGGAACACCTCTCAGATCTCTCCAATGAACATAAAGTTGTGCCATTCATAAAACGAGGATCTACTGTTAGGCACCCGAAATGTTCAAAACACGCCGACAATCAGTGCGAACTCTACTGTCAAGAATGTGATACTTCTGTTTGTGCTATTTGTATTTCATCTAATTCTCACAAAGGGCACACCTTTCTCACAGCATTGGAGATACTCAATTTTAAACGAAAAGCCAtagaaaaagatttcaaagaATTACAAACATTGTTGCATCCCAAGTATGAGCAACTTGCATCAgaaataaaacgagaaaagtcTGGTTTAGAAACACACTATTCAAAACTGACAACAACTGCCACCCAACTAGGAGAAGTCTGGCACCGACAAGTCGACGTCATTGTCAACAGGCGAAAATCTAACATTGACGAGATGAAATCCAAACACTTGGATGTTCTAACCAAACAGGAAGATGATATCACGCACATTATTTCTGAACTGAAACAGACTATTCGTGATCTGAGAAGAATACTAGACTCAAATGATGTTTCCCTTGCCTCTTCATATAAATCCAGAAATTCTGAATTCAGAGCACTACCTTCTACAGTGAAGGTGACATTACCAAGTTTCTCTCCTCACGAAAACGACACAGAACGGCTCGATGAACTGTTTGGATCATTGTCAGCATTATCAATAACAACTGAGGAACATGGCTACACATTAAGGACCCCAGAATGCGATTCTTCTCATCCAGTTAAAGCATTACTTGATGAACCACAACTGATCACCACCATAGAAACTGGGTACAACGGACTTCGCAGTGTTACCTGTCTCAATGATGAAGAAATCTGGACTCGTGGTGAAAGCAAATTCATGAAACTGTACGATATCCGGGGCAAACTGCTAAAATCAAGCAAATCCAAGTCAGGGAATAGTCCAGAAGACATAGATGTGACAAGTGATGGAGAGTTAGTTTACACTGACCGTGAAGCAAGGACAGTAAACATAGTAAAGAACAAGCAGATGAAAGAAGTGATCAGATTACAGGAGTGGAAACCTAACTCGATCTGTAGTACCTCTTCCGGCGACCTTCTGGTTACCATGGTCAGTGATGATATCGAGCAATCCAAAGTTGTCCGTTACTCTGGCTTCAAAGAGACACAAgtcattcagtttgatgatcagggtcgccCTCTCTATTCGTCTGATCACCTTAAATATATTAGCgagaacaggaacctggatatctgtgtggctgacaaTATGGCTAAAgaagtagtggtggtcaatcaggcAGGGCAACTCCGATATAAATACACTGGTCATATTTCTAAAAGCAAGGGGCCATTTTGTCCAtacggcatcactacagacagccaaaGTCAGATCCTAACAGCAGACTATTACAACGACTgcatccacatcctagatcaagACGGACAGTTCCTTCGTTACATTGACAACTGTGGTTTGCACGGCCCATGGGGCTTATGTGTGGATGAAAGAGACAATCTTTTCGTGGCCGAATTTAACAGTGGCAAAGTAAAGAAAATCCGATACTTATAA